The Deltaproteobacteria bacterium nucleotide sequence ATTTTTAGTCCAATTTCATAGCCACCACCCTAAGGAGGTTCCATGCCCCGACCCAGAGCCCTGTCCCGCGCCAAAGTCCCCCAGTCGATGACGCTACGCGTTAATCCTGAAGGAGTACGACGACTACGTTCCGGACCGGAGCCGCAGTGGCGTGCACCGTTCGGGGCGTCTCGATTTGCGGCCGCGGCAACGCGGGACCGCGTGACGTGGGATGGCACGCGGCCGAGTCTTTGGCAGCGCGCGGGGGATCCGAATCAGTGTTCAGTGAATCTGCCGTGTCCGACACCGGAGGGGATGCGTGATATTCCAGTCGATGTGCGAGCGCCGGGCGTGCGGCTGCAAGGGCTGGGCGCTGATCCGACGCTGCGGGAGGCGATTCAGAAGATTGCCCCCGCCACGGTCTTTGTGCGGGCATTTACCGGGCAGGCACTGCAGGGGTGGTCCGGATCGGGCGTGGTCTTGCGACCGGAACAAATTGATCCAGCGTTAGCGCAACAACTCCCGCCGGATGCGTATCTGATCCTGACTAATCACCATGTGGCGAATGGCGCGAAGGCACTGACGGTCACGCTCTCCGACGGGACGGAACTCGTCGCACGTCCGCTCCCGAGTGCGGCGAATCAGCGTGGCGTGATGGACGAAGTCACCGACGCGGCGTTGTTAGTCGTGCGGTCGCCGCGCGCGCTGGCGACGGCGACGCTCGGCAATCCGCAGGCATTGGAGCAGGGCGAGGCGGTCGCGACGGCGGGCCATCCGAAGGGATTGCCGCGTCTCTCGGTGACGACCGGCGTCGTGAGTCAACCGCGCCAGATCGTCGGCGGGATCAAGCCGTTCCCCGTCATTCAATTCGACGCGGCGATCAACGGGGGGAACAGTGGGGGTCCCCTCGTGAATATGCGCGGCGAAGTGGTCGGGCTGAATACCTTCACGTTGGTTGGCAGCGACGACATGAGTTTCGCGATTCCGGTCGATACGCAACTTGCGGCGTTGCGGCGGATCTACCAAACCGGAGCGTATACGCGGAGTCGGATCGGCGTCGAATTGGCGCCGTTTCCGCTCTACGCCCGCGAGTCGCGCGGATTTCCGGCAGATCATGGCGCGGAAGTGACAAGCGTGGATGCCAAAGTGCTCGGCGCGGACCTCTTTAAAGTGGGCGATGTCGTGACCGATTTGACCACGATGGGCGGCGAACGGTTTTCCGTCCGGATGAATGGGCGCTATGACGGCGCGGAGATCGACGCGTGGGTGCAGGCGCAGCCGCCGTGGTTGCCGGTCTTCGCGACGGTGTATCGTCCGACGGTCGACGGCGGAAAAACCAGATGGGAGAAAAAGCAGCTCGTGCTGTTCCCGCAAGCCGTGCCGCTACCGGAAGAACCGAAAGTGGCGGCGGATGTGCCCGTCGCGAACAGCCGTGCCTGGTGGCGAGGAGTAGATACGCTACTGGCAGCTTGAGCGTGTAATTACGCGATCAGCGTGCGGACCGCTTGGACAATGGCATTGGCGTCGATGCCGTGGGCGGCCATTAGTTCCGCCGGCGTGCCGGATCGTGGGATGGCGTGGACGCCCAGCCGCTTGAGACGAACCAAGCCGGCGTGATCGCCATCCGAGAGGGCCTCGGCCACGGCATCGCCCAAACCTCCCCAAATGGTGTGGTCTTCGACTGAGAGGACGCGGCCGGTGGCCACGGCCGCAGCGCGCAACGTGAGCGCGTCGATCGGTTTGATCGAATAGGCGTCGATGACGCGGACCGCGATGCCTGCGGCGCCGAGTTGGTCGGCCGCTTTCAACGCCTCGTGGACCGTGACACCCACGGCAACGATCGTGCACCGATCTTTCGGGGTTTGGCGCAATATCTTTGCCCCGCCGATCGGGAAGGCCTCGTCCGGGGCATACAGGACCGGGGTCTTCGGACGCGCGGTGCGCAGATAACAGACGCCCGGTCGTTCCAACAAGCCGGCCAGCAAGTGTTCTGTCGCGACGGCGTCGGCTGGACAGACCACGGTGCTGGCGACGAGCGCGCGCATCATTGCGATATCTTCGATCGCCATTTGCGACGGTCCGTCTTCACCGATCGAGACCCCGGCATGACTGCCGCAGAGGATCAAATGGGCCGGTCGGCTGATCACGGCCATGCGCAGGAAGTCGTAGGCGCGACTGAGAAAACACGCGAACGTAGAGACGCACGGGGTCCAGCCGGTGGCGGCGAGTCCCAGCGCGGCGCCCACCATGTTTTGTTCCGCGATGAAACATTCCACGAAGCGGCGCGCATCCGTTTGCAGCATTTTTTCCGCAAAGGTCGAATTTTTGGTGTCGGCGTCGAGCGCGATGAGTCGAGGATAGGCCTGCGCCAATTTTGCTAATGCGGTACCGTAGGCCTCGCGCGTGGCGACCAGTTGGCCGCGTTCGTAGCGCGGCGTGTCGAGCGTGCCGATGCAGCGCGCTGGAGTGGCCGGTCCGCCGAGGCGTTGCGGCGCGACGATGAGGCGGCCGTCGATCGGGCCGAGTGCTTGGATGGCAGCCTCGAGTCGGTCGACAGGGAGCGGTTTGCCGTGCCAGTTGTCTTGATCCGCAATGCCGGCCAGGCCTTGTCCCTTGAATGTCCGTGCGATGATGGCCGTCGGGACGTCGCCCCGCGTACGGGCTTCGGCCAATGCGTGTTGCAGCGCCGTGATGTCGTGTCCGTCTACGGTGATAGTGTGCCAACCGAAGGCTGCAAAGCGGCGCGCCAGGCCCTCTGCATCGTGACCGAAATAACTGGGCCCGCTTTGCGCCAGCCGATTCAAGTCGACAATGGCGCACAAATTGGCCAATCGATAATGCCCGGCGAATTGCGCGGCCTCCCAGACCGCACCTTCCGCGCATTCTCCATCGCCCAATAACACGAAGACCTCGCCCGGTTCATCGGCGCGTTGTTTGCCGATCGCCATGCCGCAGCCGGCGGAGAGGCCTTGGCCGAGCGATCCGGTGGCGATGCGCACCCACGGATGATTTGGCGTTGGGTGTCCTTCCAAGCGGCTGGTTAATTTTCGTAGGGTGAGCAAATCGTCCGACAACGCGCCGGCCTCGAACAGTGCTGCCCAGAGGATCGGCGCGGCGTGCCCTTTCGAGAGGATGAAATGATCGACATCGTTCGCCTCCGGACGTGCCGGATCGAAGCGCAGATGTTGGAAGAAGAGGATCGACATAATTTCCGCCGCCGAGAGGCACGTGGTCGGGTGTCCCGAGCCGGCCGTTGTGGTCATGCGCAGGACATGCGCGCGGAGTTTGTTCGCCATCTGTCGGAGTTGGTCGGTCGTTGGTGTGGTCATATGACCGCTCCGCCTAGCGGAATCGGCGACGGCTGGCAAGCGTCCAAAAACCCCGATGACAGCGCGGAGATCGCGTGTTACACGCGCGGCATGGGATCCCTTCTGGATGAGGCCCGCGTGCAATTGGCGGGTCGTCGGTATGGGCAGGCCGTCGCGACACTCGCACTACAACTCGCTCAACAGCCCGCTGACTTGGAGGCGCTCACATTGTTGACTGCGGTCTATTTCGATACGCAGCGTTTGGATGAGGCCGCCGCAACCGTGACGCGGCTTGACACCTGTGCCGTGGCGGCGGTGGTGCAACATCCAAACGATGAAGCGGCAGGGCGGGCCGTGTATCTGGCGGCGTGTCTGCGCGGGCGCATCGCCGAACAACAAGGCGATCTGGACGCCGCGACGCGAGGCTTTGCGCTGGCGATGGCGATTCGCTCGCAAGAGTCGATGCCGGGGACCGCTTTCATGCGTGTGGCGACGGCGGCCGGACAGCTGGCGCACTATCGGCAACCGGCAGATGTGGCATTTGTCACTGGGCCGTTGTTTGGAGATCCTCCGTTTGACAGCGAGACGCCGCAAATACGCGCGCTCGGCGGGAGCGAGTCCGTGTTGGTTGGCGCGGCGCGCGCGATGGCGCGGGCTGGCTTACGGGTGACAGTTTATTGCCCGTGCGCGCGGCCGGGGATTTATGATGGCGTGCAATACCGTTCGAATCACGACTTTGCCGCCTGCATGTGCGTGGCGACGCCGTCAGTCGTGATTGCTTCGCGCTACGACGCCTATCTCGATCCGCCGCTGACCGCGTGTCGAAAAATTCTTTGGGTGCACGATGTCGCGGAGGTGCCATTCTATGGACGCTTCGATCCTGCACGCAGCGCCTGCGATTACATCGTCTGTTTAAGTGAATATCACGCGACGGCATGGCGCGCGCGCGTGAGCCGGTTTGCGGATCGGGTCGTATTAATTCCGAATGGGATCGATCCAGCGCATTTCGTTCCATGGTCAGGGCCGCGACGGCGACAGCTGATATATGCCAGCCGTCCGTCCCGTGGATTGGCGGTCTGTCTGCGGAGCTTCGCGGCGTTGCGGCGGCGCGATCCGTCGCTCGAGCTCGTGGTGTGCGGCTATGTGCCGCGCGCGGAGACCACGGATCTGCGCGCCGATCCGGAATGTGCGAGTTTCGCCCCGCTGCTGGAGATGCCTGGAGTGCGGGTGGCCGGGGGATTGACCAAGGCGGCCTTCGCGGCGGAGTTGCAACAATCGCAGCTGATGTTGTACCCGAATACGTCGCCGTGGGAGACTTCGTGCATTGCCGTCATGGAAGCGATGGCCTGCGGATGTCCCGTGGTCACGAGCGATCGCGGAGCGATCCCGGAAACATTGGGCGGCGACGCCGGCGGAGTTGTCGTGCCCTATACGAGTGACGAAGCGGAATTGTCTGCACAGTTGGAGGCCGCCGCGTGGCAGTTGCTTTCCGACGAGCATGCCTGGCGGCTGCGGAGCGAGCGCGCGGCGACCTTTGCAGCAGCGCGGTATCTGTGGCCGGTAGTGGCGCAGCAGTGGCTCCAGTTACTCGAACCGTATTTGTCGGTGCCCACTCATCATGCATAAATCCTTGCACGGCATGCGTTGCGTAGTGACGGCGGGCCCGACGGTGGAACGGCTGGATCCGGTCCGGTTCCTCTCGAATCGTTCGTCGGGGGCTCTCGGTTATGCGTGCGCACGCGCCGCGCGCTCCTGCGGTGCCGTTGTGACGCTGATCAGCGGACCGACCGCGTTGGCGGCGCCGCGCGGCGTGGCCGTCGTCGCGGTCGAATCGGCGTTGGCGATGCGCGCCGCGTGTCGCCATTATGTACGCACGGCGGATCTGATCATCATGGCCGCGGCCGTCGCCGATTATCGACCGGTGCGCATGGCGCGGCAGAAATTGAAACGGCGGACGGCGCGGCTCACCGTGGACTGCGTCGCGAATCCCGATATCTTGGCGGAACTGTGTCGTCGTCGTCGGCCGGGGCAATGGATTGTCGGATTCGCGCTGGAATCGACGCGGCTCCTTGCGCAGGCGCGGCGGAAGCTGCAGGCCAAGGGATGCGATCTGCTGGTTGCGAATACGGTGGCGGCGATCGGCGCGGCGCAACAACAGGCGTGGTTGTTGTGGCGGGACGGACGGGAACAACGCGTTGGTCCGTGTACAAAGGCCGCGTTGGCGCGGTTGATCATACAAGCAGTTGTGCAATCACGTCGTTCACTATAAGGACGATTCGAAGGGGGATTGACTATGACGACTGTGCGACGTGCCGGCATCCTGACCGGAGGCGGCGATTGTCCGGGACTGAATGCCGTAATTCGGGCTGTGACCAAGACGCTGATTTTCGAACAAGGCCTGGAGGTGATGGGGATCGCCGATGGATTCGTCGGATTAATTGAAAATCGGATTCGTTTACTCACACCGGATGCGGTGAGCAACATTTTGACGCGCGGCGGGACGGTGCTCGGGACGAGCAATAAGGCCACGCCACGCCATTACCCGGCCGGGAAAGACGATGCGGGCAATACCATTTTTCAAGACGTCACGGATCGCGTGCTGCAACATATCGCGGAGCATCGGATCGAGGTGTTGGTGATCGTCGGTGGTGACGGCACCATGTCGAGCGCCGTCCATTTGATTCGGCACGGCGTGCATTTGATCGGCGTCCCGAAGACGATCGACAACGACTTAATGCACACTGAAATCACATTCGGTTTCCAAACGGCGGTGGAAACGGCCACCGAGGCGATCGATCGTTTACACACCACGGCCGCGAGTCACCATCGTGTGATGCTAGTGGAAACGATGGGTCGCAACGCCGGCTGGCTGGCGTTAAACGCCGGGATCGCGGGCGGCGCGGACGTGATCCTGATCCCAGAAATTCCATATCGCCTCGATGTGATCGCGGCGTTTTGTCAGCAGCGCGTGGCGCAGGGGAAATCGTCGACCATTATCGTCGTCTCGGAAGGCGCACGGCCCGCGGGCGGATCGCAAACCGTCGACCAAATCGTCTCGGATAGTTTCGAGCAAATCCGTTTAGGCGGTGTCAGTCGCATGTTGGCGCGACAAATCGGCCATGCCACCGGAATCGAAGTGCGCGACACGATATTGGGCCATGTGCAGC carries:
- a CDS encoding trypsin-like peptidase domain-containing protein; translation: MPRPRALSRAKVPQSMTLRVNPEGVRRLRSGPEPQWRAPFGASRFAAAATRDRVTWDGTRPSLWQRAGDPNQCSVNLPCPTPEGMRDIPVDVRAPGVRLQGLGADPTLREAIQKIAPATVFVRAFTGQALQGWSGSGVVLRPEQIDPALAQQLPPDAYLILTNHHVANGAKALTVTLSDGTELVARPLPSAANQRGVMDEVTDAALLVVRSPRALATATLGNPQALEQGEAVATAGHPKGLPRLSVTTGVVSQPRQIVGGIKPFPVIQFDAAINGGNSGGPLVNMRGEVVGLNTFTLVGSDDMSFAIPVDTQLAALRRIYQTGAYTRSRIGVELAPFPLYARESRGFPADHGAEVTSVDAKVLGADLFKVGDVVTDLTTMGGERFSVRMNGRYDGAEIDAWVQAQPPWLPVFATVYRPTVDGGKTRWEKKQLVLFPQAVPLPEEPKVAADVPVANSRAWWRGVDTLLAA
- a CDS encoding transketolase translates to MTTPTTDQLRQMANKLRAHVLRMTTTAGSGHPTTCLSAAEIMSILFFQHLRFDPARPEANDVDHFILSKGHAAPILWAALFEAGALSDDLLTLRKLTSRLEGHPTPNHPWVRIATGSLGQGLSAGCGMAIGKQRADEPGEVFVLLGDGECAEGAVWEAAQFAGHYRLANLCAIVDLNRLAQSGPSYFGHDAEGLARRFAAFGWHTITVDGHDITALQHALAEARTRGDVPTAIIARTFKGQGLAGIADQDNWHGKPLPVDRLEAAIQALGPIDGRLIVAPQRLGGPATPARCIGTLDTPRYERGQLVATREAYGTALAKLAQAYPRLIALDADTKNSTFAEKMLQTDARRFVECFIAEQNMVGAALGLAATGWTPCVSTFACFLSRAYDFLRMAVISRPAHLILCGSHAGVSIGEDGPSQMAIEDIAMMRALVASTVVCPADAVATEHLLAGLLERPGVCYLRTARPKTPVLYAPDEAFPIGGAKILRQTPKDRCTIVAVGVTVHEALKAADQLGAAGIAVRVIDAYSIKPIDALTLRAAAVATGRVLSVEDHTIWGGLGDAVAEALSDGDHAGLVRLKRLGVHAIPRSGTPAELMAAHGIDANAIVQAVRTLIA
- a CDS encoding glycosyltransferase family 4 protein encodes the protein MTAPPSGIGDGWQASKNPDDSAEIACYTRGMGSLLDEARVQLAGRRYGQAVATLALQLAQQPADLEALTLLTAVYFDTQRLDEAAATVTRLDTCAVAAVVQHPNDEAAGRAVYLAACLRGRIAEQQGDLDAATRGFALAMAIRSQESMPGTAFMRVATAAGQLAHYRQPADVAFVTGPLFGDPPFDSETPQIRALGGSESVLVGAARAMARAGLRVTVYCPCARPGIYDGVQYRSNHDFAACMCVATPSVVIASRYDAYLDPPLTACRKILWVHDVAEVPFYGRFDPARSACDYIVCLSEYHATAWRARVSRFADRVVLIPNGIDPAHFVPWSGPRRRQLIYASRPSRGLAVCLRSFAALRRRDPSLELVVCGYVPRAETTDLRADPECASFAPLLEMPGVRVAGGLTKAAFAAELQQSQLMLYPNTSPWETSCIAVMEAMACGCPVVTSDRGAIPETLGGDAGGVVVPYTSDEAELSAQLEAAAWQLLSDEHAWRLRSERAATFAAARYLWPVVAQQWLQLLEPYLSVPTHHA
- a CDS encoding phosphopantothenoylcysteine decarboxylase produces the protein MHKSLHGMRCVVTAGPTVERLDPVRFLSNRSSGALGYACARAARSCGAVVTLISGPTALAAPRGVAVVAVESALAMRAACRHYVRTADLIIMAAAVADYRPVRMARQKLKRRTARLTVDCVANPDILAELCRRRRPGQWIVGFALESTRLLAQARRKLQAKGCDLLVANTVAAIGAAQQQAWLLWRDGREQRVGPCTKAALARLIIQAVVQSRRSL
- a CDS encoding 6-phosphofructokinase, with protein sequence MTTVRRAGILTGGGDCPGLNAVIRAVTKTLIFEQGLEVMGIADGFVGLIENRIRLLTPDAVSNILTRGGTVLGTSNKATPRHYPAGKDDAGNTIFQDVTDRVLQHIAEHRIEVLVIVGGDGTMSSAVHLIRHGVHLIGVPKTIDNDLMHTEITFGFQTAVETATEAIDRLHTTAASHHRVMLVETMGRNAGWLALNAGIAGGADVILIPEIPYRLDVIAAFCQQRVAQGKSSTIIVVSEGARPAGGSQTVDQIVSDSFEQIRLGGVSRMLARQIGHATGIEVRDTILGHVQRGGTPCAFDRVLATKLGHAATQLIAAARWDRMVAVQQGKITDVAIEDVADQERQVPLDCQEIQAARGVGTCFGDYPSAVV